AATATCGAATTCAGCGGACCGCTGTATTTATCGATGTACAGCGCGTCGATTTTCGCAAATTTGAACAGCGTGTCCAGGTAGATGTGAAACCCTTTCGGATAAATGCCGGTTTTGAAGAGCACACGGTCATCGATGTCTTTCATCCACTCCAGCACCGTATAGGCATCGGACATGCCGGGAGCCGCGAACTTAACCGCATCGTAAAACCGAACGTATGCCGCCCCGGCCACTACGACGAGGAGAAGCAGCCATTTCGCGATCGTGCCCGGTGAAGACAACCTTCGTCTGAACCGTTCTCCGAGACCGGCCATGTAATCGCTGAGCCGCTGCCTGACAATCGGGACCAGCTTATACTTGCCTTCAAAATAATCAAAACATAACGTGGCCAGTGCGATCAACTGGCTGCCGCGTTTGTCCGCCGTATGTTTGCGAACCCATCTGAACATCGCCCAAAATGTAAGTACGGTCAAAATCGCAATCATTTCAAACAGCCGCGTCACGACCAATATGTACCCCATCGCGATGACCAACAGCACCATCCGGGTAAAATTGGCTAACGCCCGCTCCGCAGTGTCGCCTTCGAATCTATGAAATAGAACCTTGGGCCAAAGCCAGAATAATACGGCAAAAGCAAATGCGTAATGCGCACCCTGTTCGAGATGATTCGAAAAGCTGGCGTACAACCGATTCCCCTCCTGACCTTCAATATTGCCATATCCCGGCTTCCTCCGCGTCATCCTCGGCCAGGAGTGCGGCTATTCAAGCGGACGCGAAATATGGTAAACCTTCAGGAACTCGTCCTCGAAGAAAACATCGATGCCGCCGTTTGCTTCCTTGTATGCCGAGATCCATTGCTCCAACTGCTTTGATTCCCGTTCGCGCCGGTCGTAAATCGGCGCCAATTGTTCGAAATGGGTCCGGAACACCGACTTCTCTTCGAAGATGTATACATCGGTAGGAAGGTTTTTGTTTGGTTCGGCTTTACCCTTCATGGTCAAATATTTATGGGCCGGATCGTACTGTTCCAGCAGTTCCCGGACGTACATGTGATATCCCGAGCCAAGAACCAGCGCGTATCCTTCCTCCTGCGAAATGATCATCCACGTCTTCGTGGCGTGGCGTTCGCTGATTCTCAGGTACTGCTCGACCGTATCGTTCCGTTCCATTTTATAAGGCACGATCGGTTCAAGCGGATATTGATAAAGGACGCCGGCCATAAGCGCGCAGACGATGACGGTCTCCGCGAGCCGCAGCGCCGGCCGCTTCGAAAATCCGGCAAAGACGACTCCCCAGCTCATGCCTATGGTCATCGGAATCGCCAGACTCCACAGATCAACCATGCGGGCCGCGATGACGACGCTTTTTGTCACCACTCCACCCCAGTAATAAAGCGCAAACGTGGTTCCCGAAAAAAGCAGGGTGAACAAGCCGGCCGTGCGCAGCCTCTCGTTTTTCCAGCCTATAAGGACGCCGACAAACAGCAGACCCAGTGCTATGAGTGCCGCGTAATCCATTGTCCCCAGACTCGGGGTATGCAGGTTCGCCGCCGTGCTTGTGAGGAAATCCTGTGCAGCCTCCTGAAACTTTTTGCCCATCGCAAGCCCGATGCCTGCCGGTATGGCGGAAATAACCGCCGAACCGGCGCCGGCCGCCACAATCCATACGGTTTGCTTCACATGCTTGCGTACTCCTCCCAGCCAATGGACAGCCACGAGAAAAGCTATGCCCATGCATAAGTAGCCATAGATCAATTGGTGCACAAGTCCTGTTACGGCTAGACCGGATACCGCCGTCCAAAAATACAGCTTGTCCGTCGTCTGCAAATATTTCCGGAAGAAATATAAGGTCGGGAGCACAAATACGAGCGCAAACTCCTGCGAGTTGGTTGCCGCCTGGCGTTCCCAGCCGGCACCGATCATAAACCCGAACCATCCGTACAGAACGGCGGAGACGATGCCCGCGTATTTTTTTCCCGTAAACCTGGAGACGGCAAAGTAGATGCCGAGCATGGTCAAAATCGAATTTAACGGTCCGCTGTACTTATTGATATAAAGCGCGTCGATTTTGGCAAATTTGAAAATCGTGTCCAGATAAATATGGAAGCCTTTCGGATAGATGCCCGTTTCGAACAGCTTCCGCTCATCGATCTGCTTCATCCATTCGAGCACGGTATAAGAGTCGGACATAGCCGGCGCGGCGTTCATGAATGCATCGTAAAAGCGGACATACGCCGATCCGGCCAAAACGGCGAGCAGCAGCAGCCATTCCGTGACGATCCAAGGAGAGGCCAGCCTGTGCAGCAGCCTTCGCTTCAAATCTTTCGCGTAATCTCCGGAGCTTTGTTTCAATCGGGAAAAAAGCTTTTTCCTGCCTTCCAAATAATCAAAGACGGTCGCAACAAGCGTGGTCAGCTGAAAGGCGCGTTTGTCCGCGGAATGGTTGCGATTCCAGCGGATCAGCGACCATATGACGAACACTGCAATGATCGCAATCATCTCCATTAATTGGAAAACGACCAAAATGTATCCCATGGCGATAATGATGAGCACCATGCGCATAAAGTTCGCCGCCGCCCGTTCCGCGGTATCGCCCGAAAGCCTCTGAAGCAAGAGCTTGGGCCAGAACCAAAATAATACGGCAAAAGCTAACGCGTAATGAGTGCCCTCTTCCAGATGATTGACCAAACTTGCGTACATTGATCTTCTCCTCCTTTCCTCATATTTCACAAAAATTTTACACGATTTTCCCGGATTTCCTGTGCAGAAACGGGGGCTCGCTCTGGTATATGTTCCCTTGCCCACGGTATAATGAATCTTAACAAAACATCAACATTCATGGGAGAATGCCTAGCTATGATTTCAAGACGCAAATTTATCAAAAAGATGGCCGTATTTTTTTCGTTCATTCCACTCGGGGTCATGGGTTTCTTCGAATGGTTCAGCCGCAGCGTGTCCAAGACGGACCCGGGCGCGGCCGAACCGGCGAAACCGTCGGCTTCCGAACCCGCCCCGCCCAAAAAAGTGTCGCCGGAACCGCTGCTGTCGATGTTTTTGCTCAGCGATCTGCACATTTCCGTAAGCGAGTCGTCCATGACCGAGAAGCTGCATTGGGCGCTTAAGGACGTTACCGACTTCGAATCGAAGGTTGAGGCGATTGTCCTTGGCGGCGATTTGACCGATTTCGGCCGCGCCAGCGATTACAAGCTGCTGAAAAGCGTTCTCGACAAATATACGCTTCCGCCCGTACATGCGAATTTGGGAAATCACGATTATTACGATGTTTGGCTTAACAAGGACGGACAGTTTTCCACCGATACGGTTCCGAACGGAAAAACGGATGCCCAGTCCCGTCAGCGGTTTATGGAGTTTTTCGGCTACGGCAAGCCGTATAACGATGTCTGGATCAACGGCGTGCATTTGATCATGGTTTCCCAGGAAGCTTATTACCAGGAAAAACCCGAGGTCGGAGAAGGCGCCTGGTATTCCGACGAACAGCTTGCCTGGCTGCAGGAAACGATGAAAGCTCATGCCGACGGCAAGCCGGCGCTCATATTCATCCATCAGCCGCTGCCTGCGCTCGGGATGGACGGGCGCACCCATCAGCTTATTCGCGCCACCGAGTTCCGCAATATTTTGAAGCCGTATAAAAATGTGTTTGTGCTCTCCGGTCACACGCACCGCAACTTTGTCGGCGAGTCCCACTATAACAAGGATAATACGTTCCACTGGTTCAATAACGCATCCGTTGGCCGCACCCGTTCGAGCAGCGGCTCGGTTGCCCAAGGGATGTACATTCAGGTATACGAAGACCGGGTCGTCGTACGCGGCAGGGAATTTTCGAACCGCAGTTGGATCGATGAAGCCAACTGGACGGTGTCGCTGGTGTAACCCCCCCTAGATCCCCCTCTAGGGGGACCCCAGGCTGGTCCTTCGCCGCGCCCCCCTAAATCCCCCCACCGGGGGGACCCCAGGCGCCCCAAGCGCCCTGGACCCGCCCGAAAAGCGGGGCTGCTCGCTGCTAGGTCGCGTTTGTCCGGCATTGAAGTTTTACCTTAGGGTAAAACTTCCTATGCCGGACACGCTGTACTTTTGGTGCGGCGCCTGGGGAGCGAATATGTGCCTCGGGCTCGCGTTTGTCTGCATGGGTTTTGCTTCACAAAACCCTATGCTGACACGCTTAACCATTGCTGTACCAGGGTAAATTTCAAATCTTTTCGTACAAAATCCAAATCTGCACCAAAAGGGGTCGTCACCAATGAAAATCCTTGTAACCGGCGGGGCCGGGTTTATCGCTTCCCATATTGTCGACGAGCTGATCCGGCTCGGGCATTCCGTCGCCGTGCTCGACAATTTCAGTACGGGCAAACGCGAATATGCCAATCCGGAAGCCCGATTGTACGAAGCGGACATCGTGAAAGACCCGCTCGGAGCGGTATTCTCCGGGTTCAAGCCGGAGGTTGTCATCCATCACGCGGCGCAGATCGACGTGCAAACATCCATCAAACATCCGTCGCTTGATGCCGAAATTAACATTGTCGGCACAATCAAGCTGCTGGAAAACTGCAGAGAGCACGGCGTGCGCAAAATCGTCTACGCTTCTTCCGCTGCGGTCTACGGCACTCCCGAATATTTGCCCGTGGACGAGAAGCATCCGCTGAAGCCGCTATCGTTTTACGGCATCTCCAAGCATACCCCGGAGCATTATATCGAAGCGTTCGCCCATTTGTACGGGCTGGATTTCACCATACTGCGCTACGCCAACGTGTACGGCATCAGGCAGGACCCTAAAGGCGAAGGCGGCGTTGTTTCGATCTTCGTCGACAAGCTGCTATCCGGAGAAAAGCCGGTTATTTTCGGCAGCGGCGAGCAGACGCGGGATTTCATTTATGTCAAAGATATCGTATCCGCCAACATCGCCGCTTTGGATCGGGGCTCCCGAGGGCTGTTCAATATAAGCCGGAACGAGCAGACAACCGTAACCGAGCTGCTGCGGATCATGTGCCGTCAGCTTGAAAAGCCGTTCGCGCCGGAATATCGGCCTCCCCGCCCGGGAGATATCGAACACAGCCGGCTCGACAATACGGCCGCGCTCCGCGAGCTTGCCTGGTCCCCGAAGTACAGTCTGCAGGAAGGCATGCAGGAAACTTGCTCCTACTATGCAAAAAAATACGGAATGTAAGGGATCTTCCTTTGCATTCCGTTTTTCTTTTCCGTCGCTACTTCGCCCGTTTCAGCCACTCGGTGCGATGGGCATGTTCCGTGCGAACGAAGCACGTCTCGCACTTTTTGCCGTGCGTCGCACAGTTATTGTCCGCGACCTCCCAGCAATTCACATCCATGCGGCCGTATACCGGACAATGTTCACACACACTGGACGGCACGCAGCACATCTCCCAGCAAGAGCCGAGCGATCGGGCATTGAAATTCGGATTCCGTTGTTTGCGTTCGAACCAGGCGATAAACGCATCGACGATCGAAGCGTCGAGCTGCGTGCCGCTCGCTGCGCGCAGCGTTTGCAGCGCCTGATGAAACGGCAGCGGGTCGCGGTATTTCCGCCCGTTAATTTTGGCGAGAAACGTCTGCACGACGGCAATGATCTTCGAGCCGGCCGGAATTTGGCGCCCCTTTAAGCCGGCCGGATAGCCGTTTCCGTCCATCCGTTCGTGGTGATACAAAATGTATTCGGCCACGCGTTCGTTGCCCAGCGTCGTGCGAACGATCGAGGCGCCGACTTCGGCGTGAAGTTTCATCAGCTCGAATTCCTGATCGGAGTATTTGCCTTCTTTTTGATACAAATTGACCGAAATCCCGAACATCCCGATGTTGCTGAGATACGCGGCGAGCGCCACATCGCGGATCTCCGGCTCGCTGAGCCCGATCTCCTTGGCGATGATGATCGAGTACCGGCTCATCATCTCCGAATATCCGACGGTATATGGGCTCATGTTGTCGAGCAGTTGGGCGAGCCCTTTTAAAATGCCCGTATACGTTCCGGCCAGCCGGCTCAGCGACATTTGATGCGAAATGATGCCGCGGATATCGCGCTGCACCATTTTCATCGTGCTGAGCGCCGCCTGCTCCGTCCCCGCATCCCCGAAGCGATCGAACCAGAAGATCAAAAAATTCGGCGTGCCGATGTTCACCTGCAGCACGACGATCGCGTCCATGCCGAGGCTCTTAAAGGCTGCGGGCAAACCGGCAAAGACGGCATCCCCGCGCCGGAGCAGCACGTATTCCTCATTCGCTGCAAGCTGATGGAGCATGTCCAGCGTCCGGACATCTTCCGTTAATTCGCCGGCCAGCTTCTCTTCCAGCCCAATGCTCACCGGTATCCGATAACGGTCGCCTGTACGCTCGGCGTAGCACCCCCCAGCGGCAGCCATCGTTTGCATCGACAATTGAATCATCAGTTCGACGGTCATCCTGGGATGAAGCGCAATCTGATTGATCTGCTGCATCGCCTTGCCGGAAGCGAGCACGACATCCGACTCCGCCTTCAGCTTCTCTGCCGCCGTTAAATTGTCCAGCATTTGGCCGATCAACTCGCCGAGCTCGTCCAGCGAAGCCAACGTTCTCTTCGAAGGCTTTCCGGATAAGGGACCGATGCGCACCAAACCTTTCCCTTGTCCCGTAGGGACTACGAGCAGCGGCACTTCCCCTTCGACGATTTTGCCGGAACGGATCATTCCGGTATCGCCTTGAACCGAAAGCGGCGGATGATAATTCTCTTTTTTCTTTTCCGCAGAAGCGGACATTGTGCTGCCGATTTCTTTCGTCTTATGGCGGACCGCCTTCAACGTATAACTGTTGTTTCTCGGTTCGTGCACATAAAAGGCATACACGGGAGCTTCGACAAACCGGTCAAAAAATTCGAGCAGATCGATCAGATTGTTTTCCAGCCCTTTATCGGGCTTTACCGTTTGAATGATTTTCCGGGTGAGTGCCAGCCGCTTGCGTGTATGACCGGCCTTGCGCTGAAGCGCTAGAGCCCAAATGACGGCGAGCAGCACCGCCACTGCGGCGGCTGCGATGATGAGAAGCGCATCTTGGGTAAGCCCCGCTTTTTCGATCATGTCCTGCACTTGCTGCAGATAAGGAACTTTCCCGAACCATGCCGGCATCTCCTGCGCCCCCTTCCTTGTATGGATATTCCGTAGGCGTTAGCCGTTTTCCGGGTGCTCTCTCCTCCCGGTATGATCCTCGGCGTCCCGCAGCGCGATATATTGCGAAAGCTCCTTAATTTTATCATGTAAGGATGATATTTGGATCGATTGGTATAAATTAAGCAGCAGCAGCACCATCACGGAAAAAAGAAACAACAGCGACGGGGGATAATCCACGTCGACGATTTTCGCCAAACTATCCAGCAAATGCGGGTTGACGGACAGCACAAGAATGATGATCGTGCCGCCCAGCCAAACGAGCGTGTTTTTCTCGTTGATTTTTTTGCGGGTCAGCAAATAAATGACGATGCCGGAAAACGAAAAACCGAGCAATAACACGAACCATTTTAATAAGCTAGGCATGTCGGTTCCTCCGGTCTACGAGACAATGATTTAAAAACACCGCCAGGATGCTGAGCATCACTTTAAACATATAAATGATCGGTTTGAAGCCCGAGTGCATGCTGATGCCTTCCTTGCGCTCGCGGGAACCGATCGGAAACTCGCGAATCCGAAACCGGTTCAAAAGCATGTGGATAATAATATCCGCATCCGGATAATCGCTCGGGAAACGGCCTTTTTCCGAATAAAAGCGGAATACCTTTTCATGCAGTCCGCGCAATCCTGAAGTCGGATCCGTCACCCTCGTTTGGGTCAAAGCAAAAATGATGGAGCGAAACGTGTTAATGGCCAGCTTCTTTCGCAGTCCGGGATCAAAATTCGGGTCGCCGAGAAACCGCGAACCGATCACGACGTCGGTATCGTTTTTTCTCATTTCGCCGATCAGCCGGATCAAATCCCCCGTAGCGTGCTGACCGTCCGCATCGAACTGCACGACGTAACGGTAGCCGCGTCTGGCCGCAAACTTGTAGCCGGACTGCAGCGCGGCTCCATACCCCAGATTGACCGGGTGATTGAGCACCCAGATCGGCGATGCGCCCGAAATGGCGGCTGTGCCATCCACCGAGCCGTCGTTCACAACGAGAATGTCGGCGCCTTGGACGGATTGAAGCAGATCGTGCAGCGTCGTACCTATGCTTTTTTCCTCATTAAACGCTGGTATGATGATCAGGGTTTCTGCCATTGGATTTCCCCCCATAACCGATTAAACAGGTTGAATTTTAAAGACAGCACTAACAAAATTGTAGAATAAAGGGCAACCGCGGCCGTTAAAAACAGCAGGTTGTGAACGAACGACGACTCCCAGGCGGTACGTTTGACAAACGCCGCCAATCCGACTACCGATAGCGCCGCCGGAATGTTAAGGCTAATCATCAGCAAAGCCGGCTGTACGGCGGCCCGTATGTTGACCTGGCGATGCAGGGCCGCCGCAAAGCCCGCCGCACTGATGAATGCGCCCACCGCGGCACCGAAGCCGAGCCCGCGAACGCCGAATCTGGAACTGAATGCGAAGTCGAGACCGATCGTCGCTGCCGTCGAGAGCACCGTCATCGCCGCGGATAAGGTGAGCGATTCGACAGCGAGGAAATATCTCAGCGCGATGACGCTGATCGACTGAAACACGATCGCCAGCGCATAGCCTTCCAGAATGCCGGAGGTCAGCTCTACGGAGGCACTGTCGAATGCGCCGCGCTCGAACAACAGCGAAACGATGGGCTCCCGCAGCAGCCACAGCAGCGCGGAAACCGGTATGGCGACAAACAGCACGCTGCTCAACGCACGAACGATCGTCGTTTGCAGTTCGCCCGTCCTGCCGTGCGCCAGCTGCTGCGCCAGCTTCGGCAGCATCACGACGCCGAAAGCCGACACGTACACCCATACCGGAAACTGCG
The window above is part of the Paenibacillus hamazuiensis genome. Proteins encoded here:
- a CDS encoding metallophosphoesterase family protein; amino-acid sequence: MISRRKFIKKMAVFFSFIPLGVMGFFEWFSRSVSKTDPGAAEPAKPSASEPAPPKKVSPEPLLSMFLLSDLHISVSESSMTEKLHWALKDVTDFESKVEAIVLGGDLTDFGRASDYKLLKSVLDKYTLPPVHANLGNHDYYDVWLNKDGQFSTDTVPNGKTDAQSRQRFMEFFGYGKPYNDVWINGVHLIMVSQEAYYQEKPEVGEGAWYSDEQLAWLQETMKAHADGKPALIFIHQPLPALGMDGRTHQLIRATEFRNILKPYKNVFVLSGHTHRNFVGESHYNKDNTFHWFNNASVGRTRSSSGSVAQGMYIQVYEDRVVVRGREFSNRSWIDEANWTVSLV
- a CDS encoding NAD-dependent epimerase/dehydratase family protein, whose protein sequence is MKILVTGGAGFIASHIVDELIRLGHSVAVLDNFSTGKREYANPEARLYEADIVKDPLGAVFSGFKPEVVIHHAAQIDVQTSIKHPSLDAEINIVGTIKLLENCREHGVRKIVYASSAAVYGTPEYLPVDEKHPLKPLSFYGISKHTPEHYIEAFAHLYGLDFTILRYANVYGIRQDPKGEGGVVSIFVDKLLSGEKPVIFGSGEQTRDFIYVKDIVSANIAALDRGSRGLFNISRNEQTTVTELLRIMCRQLEKPFAPEYRPPRPGDIEHSRLDNTAALRELAWSPKYSLQEGMQETCSYYAKKYGM
- a CDS encoding HD-GYP domain-containing protein yields the protein MPAWFGKVPYLQQVQDMIEKAGLTQDALLIIAAAAVAVLLAVIWALALQRKAGHTRKRLALTRKIIQTVKPDKGLENNLIDLLEFFDRFVEAPVYAFYVHEPRNNSYTLKAVRHKTKEIGSTMSASAEKKKENYHPPLSVQGDTGMIRSGKIVEGEVPLLVVPTGQGKGLVRIGPLSGKPSKRTLASLDELGELIGQMLDNLTAAEKLKAESDVVLASGKAMQQINQIALHPRMTVELMIQLSMQTMAAAGGCYAERTGDRYRIPVSIGLEEKLAGELTEDVRTLDMLHQLAANEEYVLLRRGDAVFAGLPAAFKSLGMDAIVVLQVNIGTPNFLIFWFDRFGDAGTEQAALSTMKMVQRDIRGIISHQMSLSRLAGTYTGILKGLAQLLDNMSPYTVGYSEMMSRYSIIIAKEIGLSEPEIRDVALAAYLSNIGMFGISVNLYQKEGKYSDQEFELMKLHAEVGASIVRTTLGNERVAEYILYHHERMDGNGYPAGLKGRQIPAGSKIIAVVQTFLAKINGRKYRDPLPFHQALQTLRAASGTQLDASIVDAFIAWFERKQRNPNFNARSLGSCWEMCCVPSSVCEHCPVYGRMDVNCWEVADNNCATHGKKCETCFVRTEHAHRTEWLKRAK
- a CDS encoding DUF2304 domain-containing protein, which translates into the protein MPSLLKWFVLLLGFSFSGIVIYLLTRKKINEKNTLVWLGGTIIILVLSVNPHLLDSLAKIVDVDYPPSLLFLFSVMVLLLLNLYQSIQISSLHDKIKELSQYIALRDAEDHTGRREHPENG
- a CDS encoding glycosyltransferase family 2 protein; translated protein: MAETLIIIPAFNEEKSIGTTLHDLLQSVQGADILVVNDGSVDGTAAISGASPIWVLNHPVNLGYGAALQSGYKFAARRGYRYVVQFDADGQHATGDLIRLIGEMRKNDTDVVIGSRFLGDPNFDPGLRKKLAINTFRSIIFALTQTRVTDPTSGLRGLHEKVFRFYSEKGRFPSDYPDADIIIHMLLNRFRIREFPIGSRERKEGISMHSGFKPIIYMFKVMLSILAVFLNHCLVDRRNRHA